In Oncorhynchus tshawytscha isolate Ot180627B linkage group LG06, Otsh_v2.0, whole genome shotgun sequence, the following are encoded in one genomic region:
- the LOC112251960 gene encoding C-type natriuretic peptide 4 encodes MNISHLVACGLMITLLSLRTGAKPLTPAQQKSLRSLLGEELSEFMASDEREQRLEKVRSRVRLLRDLRMDTRAKAMWARLLNDQPSARRHKSNTKKGSAARSGCFGHKMDRIGTISGMGC; translated from the exons ATGAACATCTCACATTTGGTGGCATGTGGACTTATGATCACCCTGCTTTCACTGCGGACAGGGGCGAAGCCTCTGACACCGGCGCAACAGAAG TCTCTCAGAAGTTTGCTGGGGGAGGAACTGTCGGAGTTCATGGCGTCGgacgagagagagcagaggctgGAAAAAGTGCGCTCCCGGGTACGCTTGCTGCGAGACCTGCGCATGGACACTCGCGCCAAGGCCATGTGGGCGCGACTGCTGAACGACCAGCCCAGCGCACGGAGACACAAATCAAACACCAAGAAAGGGTCCGCGGCCCGGAGCGGCTGCTTCGgacacaaaatggacaggatagGCACCATTAGCGGCATGGGCTGTTAG